One Helianthus annuus cultivar XRQ/B chromosome 12, HanXRQr2.0-SUNRISE, whole genome shotgun sequence genomic region harbors:
- the LOC110895786 gene encoding uncharacterized protein LOC110895786 produces MGASCSPPISHLLLRLPNLNHKTLTPPNTTTKKPLFIVVSSSASPLTLQRRQLLLLSLPISLLTCSSGSAVAASVFDPLTDAERAASLEVSRRVAEAVELLEKGREFQAQGDYVQALQYFTQVVREYKDFALSEYARVGRALALYEVGDKDEAIAEMEDVSISLKGSPEVHAALAAALYSYKHASVLAENQFTIATLLDPQYTDLAYVKDTKHWPPSLVRSLQDFITLS; encoded by the exons ATGGGTGCATCATGTAGCCCACCAATATCCCATCTTCTTCTTCGTCTTCCCAATCTTAACCACAAAACCCTAACTCCCCCTAACACCACCACCAAGAAACCCTTGTTCATCGTAGTATCCTCCTCCGCTTCCCCATTAACACTACAAAGAAGACAATTGCTCTTGCTTTCTCTCCCAATCTCACTACTGACCTGTAGTTCGGGCTCCGCCGTTGCGGCGTCTGTTTTCGACCCACTTACCGACGCAGAGAGAGCTGCGAGCCTGGAGGTGTCCCGAAGAGTGGCGGAGGCGGTGGAGCTTCTTGAAAAAGGGCGGGAGTTTCAGGCACAGGGTGATTATGTTCAAGCTCTTCAATACTTCACACAG GTCGTGAGAGAATACAAAGACTTTGCTCTTTCAGAGTATGCAAGAGTCGGTAGAGCCTTAGCCTTATATGAGGTTGGGGACAAAGATGAAGCAATTGCGGAAATGGAGGACGTTTCCATATCTTTAAAAGGCAGTCCAG aAGTGCATGCAGCTCTGGCAGCAGCGTTATACTCATACAAGCATGCCTCGGTGCTTGCTGAAAACCAGTTCACAATAGCAACTCTTTTGGATCCACAATATACAGACCTCGCCTATGTAAAAGATACAAAGCATTGGCCTCCGAGTTTGGTTCGCTCATTGCAGGATTTCATCACACTTTCTTGA